The following proteins are encoded in a genomic region of Heliangelus exortis chromosome 7, bHelExo1.hap1, whole genome shotgun sequence:
- the AS3MT gene encoding arsenite methyltransferase isoform X4, with protein MADPCGKQIHREVQDYYGRELQKSEDLKTNACITSSRPLPKAVNDALECVHEEVVARYYGCGLSIPECLVSCRILDLGSGSGRDCYLLSQLVGEHGHVTGIDMTESQVKVAKKHIAYHMDKFGYQRPNVEFLQAYMENLRDAGLADESYDIVISNCVINLVPDKKAVLQEAYRVLKPGGEMYFSDIYTSQRLSDAVRKHRVLWGECLAGALYWRDLYSIAKEVGFSPPCLVTASPITIGNKELEGIIGDCRFASATFRMFKVPGNSWSGPGQVIYNGGIVGHEQELVFDANFTFKTSRFSKEFLIRTSGPNAAAQQGCCHKGVKEKICDPFQLLEQLAAPDSTCHARGTCGPLGCC; from the exons A TGGCAGATCCCTGCGGAAAGCAGATCCACCGGGAGGTGCAG GATTACTACggcagagagctgcagaagtCAGAGGACCTGAAAACCAATGCTTGTATCACCTCGTCCAGGCCCCTTCCCAAGGCAGTGAACGATGCCCTGGAGTGTGTCCATGAGGAGGTGGTGGCCAG GTACTATGGCTGTGGTCTGTCCATCCCTGAGTGCCTGGTGTCCTGCCGGATCCTGGACCTTGGTAGTGGCAGTGGCAGAGACTGCTACCTGCTGAGCCAGCTGGTTGGGGAGCATGGCCATGTCACCGGGATAGATATGACCGAGAGCCAG GTCAAGGTGGCAAAGAAGCACATTGCCTACCACATGGACAAGTTTGGCTACCAAAGGCCAAATGTGGAGTTCCTTCAGGCATACATGGAGAACCTGCGTGACGCTGGACTGGCTGATGAGAGCTATGATATTGTGAT CTCTAACTGCGTGATCAACCTTGTCCCCGACAAGaaggcagtgctgcaggaggCTTACCGTGTGCTGAAG CCCGGGGGAGAGATGTACTTCAGTGACATCTACACCAGCCAGCGCCTGAGTGATGCCGTCCGGAAACACAGAGTGCTGTGGG GGGAGTGCCTGGCAGGAGCCCTGTACTGGAGAGACCTGTACAGCATTGCCAAGGAAGTGGGGTTCAGCCCCCCGTGCCTGGTCACTGCCAGCCCCATCACTATTGGCAACAAGGAGCTGGAAGGAATCATTG GCGACTGTCGCTTTGCCTCTGCAACTTTCCGCATGTTCAAGGTGCCAGGGAACAGCTGGTCTGGGCCAGGACAGGTCATCTACAATGGTGGGATCGTGGGGCATGAGCAAGAACTGGTGTTTGATGCCAACTTCACCTTCAAG ACCTCCAGGTTTTCGAAGGAGTTCCTGATCCGAACCAGTGGGCCCAatgctgctgcacagcagggctgctgtCACAAGGGGGTGAAG GAGAAGATCTGTGAtcccttccagctgctggagcagctggcaGCCCCAGATTCTACCTGCCATGCCCGTGGCACCTGTGgtcccctggggtgctgctga
- the AS3MT gene encoding arsenite methyltransferase isoform X2 — protein MADPCGKQIHREVQDYYGRELQKSEDLKTNACITSSRPLPKAVNDALECVHEEVVARYYGCGLSIPECLVSCRILDLGSGSGRDCYLLSQLVGEHGHVTGIDMTESQVKVAKKHIAYHMDKFGYQRPNVEFLQAYMENLRDAGLADESYDIVISNCVINLVPDKKAVLQEAYRVLKPGGEMYFSDIYTSQRLSDAVRKHRVLWGECLAGALYWRDLYSIAKEVGFSPPCLVTASPITIGNKELEGIIGDCRFASATFRMFKVPGNSWSGPGQVIYNGGIVGHEQELVFDANFTFKEGEVVDVDAEMAAILQTSRFSKEFLIRTSGPNAAAQQGCCHKGVKEKICDPFQLLEQLAAPDSTCHARGTCGPLGCC, from the exons A TGGCAGATCCCTGCGGAAAGCAGATCCACCGGGAGGTGCAG GATTACTACggcagagagctgcagaagtCAGAGGACCTGAAAACCAATGCTTGTATCACCTCGTCCAGGCCCCTTCCCAAGGCAGTGAACGATGCCCTGGAGTGTGTCCATGAGGAGGTGGTGGCCAG GTACTATGGCTGTGGTCTGTCCATCCCTGAGTGCCTGGTGTCCTGCCGGATCCTGGACCTTGGTAGTGGCAGTGGCAGAGACTGCTACCTGCTGAGCCAGCTGGTTGGGGAGCATGGCCATGTCACCGGGATAGATATGACCGAGAGCCAG GTCAAGGTGGCAAAGAAGCACATTGCCTACCACATGGACAAGTTTGGCTACCAAAGGCCAAATGTGGAGTTCCTTCAGGCATACATGGAGAACCTGCGTGACGCTGGACTGGCTGATGAGAGCTATGATATTGTGAT CTCTAACTGCGTGATCAACCTTGTCCCCGACAAGaaggcagtgctgcaggaggCTTACCGTGTGCTGAAG CCCGGGGGAGAGATGTACTTCAGTGACATCTACACCAGCCAGCGCCTGAGTGATGCCGTCCGGAAACACAGAGTGCTGTGGG GGGAGTGCCTGGCAGGAGCCCTGTACTGGAGAGACCTGTACAGCATTGCCAAGGAAGTGGGGTTCAGCCCCCCGTGCCTGGTCACTGCCAGCCCCATCACTATTGGCAACAAGGAGCTGGAAGGAATCATTG GCGACTGTCGCTTTGCCTCTGCAACTTTCCGCATGTTCAAGGTGCCAGGGAACAGCTGGTCTGGGCCAGGACAGGTCATCTACAATGGTGGGATCGTGGGGCATGAGCAAGAACTGGTGTTTGATGCCAACTTCACCTTCAAG gaaggagaggtggtggatgTGGATGCTGAGATGGCTGCAATCTTGCAGACCTCCAGGTTTTCGAAGGAGTTCCTGATCCGAACCAGTGGGCCCAatgctgctgcacagcagggctgctgtCACAAGGGGGTGAAG GAGAAGATCTGTGAtcccttccagctgctggagcagctggcaGCCCCAGATTCTACCTGCCATGCCCGTGGCACCTGTGgtcccctggggtgctgctga
- the AS3MT gene encoding arsenite methyltransferase isoform X3 produces the protein MADPCGKQIHREVQDYYGRELQKSEDLKTNACITSSRPLPKAVNDALECVHEEVVASLASHRYYGCGLSIPECLVSCRILDLGSGSGRDCYLLSQLVGEHGHVTGIDMTESQVKVAKKHIAYHMDKFGYQRPNVEFLQAYMENLRDAGLADESYDIVISNCVINLVPDKKAVLQEAYRVLKPGGEMYFSDIYTSQRLSDAVRKHRVLWGECLAGALYWRDLYSIAKEVGFSPPCLVTASPITIGNKELEGIIGDCRFASATFRMFKVPGNSWSGPGQVIYNGGIVGHEQELVFDANFTFKTSRFSKEFLIRTSGPNAAAQQGCCHKGVKEKICDPFQLLEQLAAPDSTCHARGTCGPLGCC, from the exons A TGGCAGATCCCTGCGGAAAGCAGATCCACCGGGAGGTGCAG GATTACTACggcagagagctgcagaagtCAGAGGACCTGAAAACCAATGCTTGTATCACCTCGTCCAGGCCCCTTCCCAAGGCAGTGAACGATGCCCTGGAGTGTGTCCATGAGGAGGTGGTGGCCAG CTTGGCATCCCACAGGTACTATGGCTGTGGTCTGTCCATCCCTGAGTGCCTGGTGTCCTGCCGGATCCTGGACCTTGGTAGTGGCAGTGGCAGAGACTGCTACCTGCTGAGCCAGCTGGTTGGGGAGCATGGCCATGTCACCGGGATAGATATGACCGAGAGCCAG GTCAAGGTGGCAAAGAAGCACATTGCCTACCACATGGACAAGTTTGGCTACCAAAGGCCAAATGTGGAGTTCCTTCAGGCATACATGGAGAACCTGCGTGACGCTGGACTGGCTGATGAGAGCTATGATATTGTGAT CTCTAACTGCGTGATCAACCTTGTCCCCGACAAGaaggcagtgctgcaggaggCTTACCGTGTGCTGAAG CCCGGGGGAGAGATGTACTTCAGTGACATCTACACCAGCCAGCGCCTGAGTGATGCCGTCCGGAAACACAGAGTGCTGTGGG GGGAGTGCCTGGCAGGAGCCCTGTACTGGAGAGACCTGTACAGCATTGCCAAGGAAGTGGGGTTCAGCCCCCCGTGCCTGGTCACTGCCAGCCCCATCACTATTGGCAACAAGGAGCTGGAAGGAATCATTG GCGACTGTCGCTTTGCCTCTGCAACTTTCCGCATGTTCAAGGTGCCAGGGAACAGCTGGTCTGGGCCAGGACAGGTCATCTACAATGGTGGGATCGTGGGGCATGAGCAAGAACTGGTGTTTGATGCCAACTTCACCTTCAAG ACCTCCAGGTTTTCGAAGGAGTTCCTGATCCGAACCAGTGGGCCCAatgctgctgcacagcagggctgctgtCACAAGGGGGTGAAG GAGAAGATCTGTGAtcccttccagctgctggagcagctggcaGCCCCAGATTCTACCTGCCATGCCCGTGGCACCTGTGgtcccctggggtgctgctga
- the AS3MT gene encoding arsenite methyltransferase isoform X1, with the protein MADPCGKQIHREVQDYYGRELQKSEDLKTNACITSSRPLPKAVNDALECVHEEVVASLASHRYYGCGLSIPECLVSCRILDLGSGSGRDCYLLSQLVGEHGHVTGIDMTESQVKVAKKHIAYHMDKFGYQRPNVEFLQAYMENLRDAGLADESYDIVISNCVINLVPDKKAVLQEAYRVLKPGGEMYFSDIYTSQRLSDAVRKHRVLWGECLAGALYWRDLYSIAKEVGFSPPCLVTASPITIGNKELEGIIGDCRFASATFRMFKVPGNSWSGPGQVIYNGGIVGHEQELVFDANFTFKEGEVVDVDAEMAAILQTSRFSKEFLIRTSGPNAAAQQGCCHKGVKEKICDPFQLLEQLAAPDSTCHARGTCGPLGCC; encoded by the exons A TGGCAGATCCCTGCGGAAAGCAGATCCACCGGGAGGTGCAG GATTACTACggcagagagctgcagaagtCAGAGGACCTGAAAACCAATGCTTGTATCACCTCGTCCAGGCCCCTTCCCAAGGCAGTGAACGATGCCCTGGAGTGTGTCCATGAGGAGGTGGTGGCCAG CTTGGCATCCCACAGGTACTATGGCTGTGGTCTGTCCATCCCTGAGTGCCTGGTGTCCTGCCGGATCCTGGACCTTGGTAGTGGCAGTGGCAGAGACTGCTACCTGCTGAGCCAGCTGGTTGGGGAGCATGGCCATGTCACCGGGATAGATATGACCGAGAGCCAG GTCAAGGTGGCAAAGAAGCACATTGCCTACCACATGGACAAGTTTGGCTACCAAAGGCCAAATGTGGAGTTCCTTCAGGCATACATGGAGAACCTGCGTGACGCTGGACTGGCTGATGAGAGCTATGATATTGTGAT CTCTAACTGCGTGATCAACCTTGTCCCCGACAAGaaggcagtgctgcaggaggCTTACCGTGTGCTGAAG CCCGGGGGAGAGATGTACTTCAGTGACATCTACACCAGCCAGCGCCTGAGTGATGCCGTCCGGAAACACAGAGTGCTGTGGG GGGAGTGCCTGGCAGGAGCCCTGTACTGGAGAGACCTGTACAGCATTGCCAAGGAAGTGGGGTTCAGCCCCCCGTGCCTGGTCACTGCCAGCCCCATCACTATTGGCAACAAGGAGCTGGAAGGAATCATTG GCGACTGTCGCTTTGCCTCTGCAACTTTCCGCATGTTCAAGGTGCCAGGGAACAGCTGGTCTGGGCCAGGACAGGTCATCTACAATGGTGGGATCGTGGGGCATGAGCAAGAACTGGTGTTTGATGCCAACTTCACCTTCAAG gaaggagaggtggtggatgTGGATGCTGAGATGGCTGCAATCTTGCAGACCTCCAGGTTTTCGAAGGAGTTCCTGATCCGAACCAGTGGGCCCAatgctgctgcacagcagggctgctgtCACAAGGGGGTGAAG GAGAAGATCTGTGAtcccttccagctgctggagcagctggcaGCCCCAGATTCTACCTGCCATGCCCGTGGCACCTGTGgtcccctggggtgctgctga
- the AS3MT gene encoding arsenite methyltransferase isoform X5: MADPCGKQIHREVQDYYGRELQKSEDLKTNACITSSRPLPKAVNDALECVHEEVVASLASHRYYGCGLSIPECLVSCRILDLGSGSGRDCYLLSQLVGEHGHVTGIDMTESQVKVAKKHIAYHMDKFGYQRPNVEFLQAYMENLRDAGLADESYDIVISNCVINLVPDKKAVLQEAYRVLKPGGEMYFSDIYTSQRLSDAVRKHRVLWGECLAGALYWRDLYSIAKEVGFSPPCLVTASPITIGNKELEGIIGDCRFASATFRMFKVPGNSWSGPGQVIYNGGIVGHEQELVFDANFTFKEGEVVDVDAEMAAILQTSRFSKEFLIRTSGPNAAAQQGCCHKGVKHVHGGC, translated from the exons A TGGCAGATCCCTGCGGAAAGCAGATCCACCGGGAGGTGCAG GATTACTACggcagagagctgcagaagtCAGAGGACCTGAAAACCAATGCTTGTATCACCTCGTCCAGGCCCCTTCCCAAGGCAGTGAACGATGCCCTGGAGTGTGTCCATGAGGAGGTGGTGGCCAG CTTGGCATCCCACAGGTACTATGGCTGTGGTCTGTCCATCCCTGAGTGCCTGGTGTCCTGCCGGATCCTGGACCTTGGTAGTGGCAGTGGCAGAGACTGCTACCTGCTGAGCCAGCTGGTTGGGGAGCATGGCCATGTCACCGGGATAGATATGACCGAGAGCCAG GTCAAGGTGGCAAAGAAGCACATTGCCTACCACATGGACAAGTTTGGCTACCAAAGGCCAAATGTGGAGTTCCTTCAGGCATACATGGAGAACCTGCGTGACGCTGGACTGGCTGATGAGAGCTATGATATTGTGAT CTCTAACTGCGTGATCAACCTTGTCCCCGACAAGaaggcagtgctgcaggaggCTTACCGTGTGCTGAAG CCCGGGGGAGAGATGTACTTCAGTGACATCTACACCAGCCAGCGCCTGAGTGATGCCGTCCGGAAACACAGAGTGCTGTGGG GGGAGTGCCTGGCAGGAGCCCTGTACTGGAGAGACCTGTACAGCATTGCCAAGGAAGTGGGGTTCAGCCCCCCGTGCCTGGTCACTGCCAGCCCCATCACTATTGGCAACAAGGAGCTGGAAGGAATCATTG GCGACTGTCGCTTTGCCTCTGCAACTTTCCGCATGTTCAAGGTGCCAGGGAACAGCTGGTCTGGGCCAGGACAGGTCATCTACAATGGTGGGATCGTGGGGCATGAGCAAGAACTGGTGTTTGATGCCAACTTCACCTTCAAG gaaggagaggtggtggatgTGGATGCTGAGATGGCTGCAATCTTGCAGACCTCCAGGTTTTCGAAGGAGTTCCTGATCCGAACCAGTGGGCCCAatgctgctgcacagcagggctgctgtCACAAGGGGGTGAAG CATGTGCATGGTGGATGCTGA
- the AS3MT gene encoding arsenite methyltransferase isoform X6 produces MADPCGKQIHREVQDYYGRELQKSEDLKTNACITSSRPLPKAVNDALECVHEEVVASLASHRYYGCGLSIPECLVSCRILDLGSGSGRDCYLLSQLVGEHGHVTGIDMTESQVKVAKKHIAYHMDKFGYQRPNVEFLQAYMENLRDAGLADESYDIVISNCVINLVPDKKAVLQEAYRVLKPGGEMYFSDIYTSQRLSDAVRKHRVLWGECLAGALYWRDLYSIAKEVGFSPPCLVTASPITIGNKELEGIIGDCRFASATFRMFKVPGNSWSGPGQVIYNGGIVGHEQELVFDANFTFKTSRFSKEFLIRTSGPNAAAQQGCCHKGVKHVHGGC; encoded by the exons A TGGCAGATCCCTGCGGAAAGCAGATCCACCGGGAGGTGCAG GATTACTACggcagagagctgcagaagtCAGAGGACCTGAAAACCAATGCTTGTATCACCTCGTCCAGGCCCCTTCCCAAGGCAGTGAACGATGCCCTGGAGTGTGTCCATGAGGAGGTGGTGGCCAG CTTGGCATCCCACAGGTACTATGGCTGTGGTCTGTCCATCCCTGAGTGCCTGGTGTCCTGCCGGATCCTGGACCTTGGTAGTGGCAGTGGCAGAGACTGCTACCTGCTGAGCCAGCTGGTTGGGGAGCATGGCCATGTCACCGGGATAGATATGACCGAGAGCCAG GTCAAGGTGGCAAAGAAGCACATTGCCTACCACATGGACAAGTTTGGCTACCAAAGGCCAAATGTGGAGTTCCTTCAGGCATACATGGAGAACCTGCGTGACGCTGGACTGGCTGATGAGAGCTATGATATTGTGAT CTCTAACTGCGTGATCAACCTTGTCCCCGACAAGaaggcagtgctgcaggaggCTTACCGTGTGCTGAAG CCCGGGGGAGAGATGTACTTCAGTGACATCTACACCAGCCAGCGCCTGAGTGATGCCGTCCGGAAACACAGAGTGCTGTGGG GGGAGTGCCTGGCAGGAGCCCTGTACTGGAGAGACCTGTACAGCATTGCCAAGGAAGTGGGGTTCAGCCCCCCGTGCCTGGTCACTGCCAGCCCCATCACTATTGGCAACAAGGAGCTGGAAGGAATCATTG GCGACTGTCGCTTTGCCTCTGCAACTTTCCGCATGTTCAAGGTGCCAGGGAACAGCTGGTCTGGGCCAGGACAGGTCATCTACAATGGTGGGATCGTGGGGCATGAGCAAGAACTGGTGTTTGATGCCAACTTCACCTTCAAG ACCTCCAGGTTTTCGAAGGAGTTCCTGATCCGAACCAGTGGGCCCAatgctgctgcacagcagggctgctgtCACAAGGGGGTGAAG CATGTGCATGGTGGATGCTGA